In Bacillus cereus ATCC 14579, a single window of DNA contains:
- a CDS encoding GNAT family N-acetyltransferase encodes MIELEFRVERLRKEQISDIVALSSYIGWDYNREEIETIFNAGIVYGVWNEKEELIASAAIILYGEKLASIGMVIVHPDYKGRGIGKIITEACVKSVSAHTPIMLIATDEGKPLYEKLGFRAVSYVSKYICNSYNAKHYCVRNEDYVMNYEEGDLEKIIKIDEYAFGTNRKEFLKKRIMQSEQCIVVKDKEQNVLGYGLSIQTPENKIIGPVVAKNDEMAMRIVHDLAKGHNGKLRIDVLEGKKDFMKVLEIAGFKKVNTPPIMMKNSDQLLKRNNELYSIAAQIFG; translated from the coding sequence ATGATTGAATTGGAATTTAGAGTGGAGCGTCTTCGGAAAGAACAAATAAGCGACATTGTAGCGCTATCTTCTTATATTGGTTGGGATTATAACAGAGAAGAAATTGAGACTATTTTTAACGCAGGGATTGTATACGGTGTTTGGAATGAGAAAGAGGAACTAATTGCTAGCGCAGCAATAATATTATATGGGGAGAAATTAGCATCTATCGGAATGGTGATTGTACATCCAGATTATAAGGGGAGAGGGATTGGAAAGATAATAACGGAAGCGTGCGTTAAAAGCGTATCAGCTCATACTCCAATTATGCTTATTGCTACGGATGAAGGGAAACCTTTATATGAAAAGTTAGGATTTAGGGCAGTAAGTTATGTTTCTAAATACATATGTAACTCATACAATGCGAAACATTATTGTGTAAGAAATGAAGATTATGTGATGAATTATGAAGAGGGTGATTTAGAAAAAATAATAAAAATAGATGAATATGCGTTTGGAACAAATAGAAAAGAGTTTTTAAAGAAAAGAATTATGCAAAGTGAACAGTGTATCGTTGTAAAGGACAAGGAACAAAATGTATTAGGTTACGGTTTAAGCATACAAACACCAGAAAATAAGATAATAGGGCCGGTTGTTGCTAAAAATGATGAGATGGCAATGAGAATTGTACATGATTTAGCAAAAGGGCATAATGGTAAATTAAGAATTGATGTACTAGAAGGAAAGAAAGATTTCATGAAAGTATTAGAGATTGCTGGTTTTAAAAAGGTGAATACACCACCAATTATGATGAAAAATAGCGATCAATTATTAAAAAGGAATAATGAGTTATATAGCATTGCAGCACAAATTTTTGGGTGA
- a CDS encoding cysteine hydrolase family protein has protein sequence MKQALLIIDAQQELIDGNEQENEVFRKTELLSTLNIALQKAIDSNALIVFVRDIDVASGSGEGFEVHNQIQVPQSAIFINKAATNSFYGTSLLELLKEENINHIVIGGCKTEHCIDTAVRAATVQGFDVTLIKNGHSTTDSNVLSAEQIIGHHNKTLHGHYNLDHFSMVRDIEEDLFQPTHDQYRD, from the coding sequence ATGAAACAAGCACTATTAATTATTGACGCTCAGCAAGAATTAATTGATGGGAATGAGCAAGAAAATGAAGTTTTTCGTAAAACCGAGCTATTATCTACACTAAATATAGCCCTGCAGAAAGCAATAGATTCAAATGCTCTTATTGTTTTCGTAAGAGATATCGATGTTGCTTCTGGTAGTGGCGAAGGATTTGAAGTACATAATCAAATTCAAGTACCCCAGTCTGCAATCTTTATTAATAAAGCAGCAACCAATTCATTCTACGGCACTTCTTTACTTGAACTTTTAAAAGAAGAAAACATTAATCATATTGTTATAGGCGGATGTAAAACAGAACATTGCATTGACACTGCAGTTAGAGCAGCAACTGTACAAGGATTTGACGTTACCTTAATTAAAAACGGTCATTCAACAACTGATTCTAACGTATTGTCTGCAGAACAAATTATTGGTCATCACAATAAAACTTTACACGGTCATTATAACCTTGATCATTTTTCTATGGTGAGAGATATCGAGGAAGACCTCTTTCAGCCGACTCATGATCAATATCGTGATTAG
- a CDS encoding DUF6123 family protein — MQTVEDYLSFLHTKGFKLSEEAQGFIMFGQGYTGASDGIVNAAIEATIKHQLQFDGSYFVALLERLKEEEITDKKSAKAFMRKLQA, encoded by the coding sequence ATGCAAACAGTAGAAGATTATCTTTCATTCTTACATACGAAAGGATTTAAATTATCAGAGGAAGCACAAGGGTTTATTATGTTTGGACAAGGATATACTGGTGCGTCTGATGGGATTGTGAACGCAGCAATAGAAGCCACAATTAAACATCAATTGCAGTTTGATGGTAGTTATTTCGTTGCGTTATTAGAACGATTGAAAGAGGAAGAAATTACAGATAAAAAAAGCGCTAAGGCTTTTATGCGGAAGTTACAAGCGTAA
- a CDS encoding DMT family transporter yields the protein MKKEWIAPLALLFVSFIWGATFVVVQNAMSFVGPFTFNGIRFLFAGIILLFVQIIFSQKTSKQELKHSSLAGLMVGFFLFVGYLLQTFGLLYTTSSKAGFLTGLSIVMVPILSFIFLKQKATIFIILGIAVATTGLYLLTAADSFQLNIGDILVLGCAVAFAAHILINGFFSKKISPLLLSTSQVLAVGIFSSICAFLFEDWEKLFSVSLWTNQSFLFALFLTALFATSIAFFIQTSAQKHTSPTRVAIIFAMEPVFAALTGVLVANEQLSISAIIGCLCIFLGMIFVELPSKTKKEAQAA from the coding sequence GTGAAAAAAGAGTGGATTGCTCCTCTTGCTTTATTATTTGTCTCTTTTATTTGGGGAGCTACGTTTGTTGTCGTTCAAAACGCTATGTCTTTCGTTGGTCCATTTACGTTTAATGGTATTCGCTTTTTATTCGCTGGAATTATTTTATTATTCGTTCAAATTATTTTCTCACAGAAAACTTCAAAACAAGAATTAAAACATAGTAGTTTAGCTGGATTAATGGTTGGGTTCTTCTTATTTGTCGGCTATTTATTACAAACATTTGGCTTACTCTATACAACTTCTTCAAAAGCAGGTTTCTTAACTGGGCTAAGCATTGTTATGGTCCCAATCTTATCATTTATCTTTTTAAAACAAAAAGCCACCATTTTCATCATACTTGGTATTGCTGTAGCTACAACAGGTTTGTACTTATTAACAGCTGCTGATTCTTTCCAATTAAATATAGGAGATATACTTGTTCTTGGTTGTGCAGTCGCTTTCGCTGCCCATATTCTTATTAACGGCTTCTTTTCTAAAAAAATATCACCTTTATTATTAAGCACATCTCAAGTATTAGCTGTTGGTATATTTTCTTCTATTTGCGCTTTCTTGTTTGAAGATTGGGAAAAGTTATTTTCAGTATCACTATGGACGAATCAATCCTTTTTATTCGCACTCTTTCTAACTGCCTTGTTTGCAACATCTATTGCTTTTTTCATTCAAACATCGGCACAAAAACACACTTCTCCAACGAGAGTAGCAATTATTTTCGCAATGGAGCCCGTTTTTGCTGCATTAACAGGCGTTCTCGTTGCAAATGAACAACTTTCTATTTCTGCTATTATCGGATGTCTATGTATTTTTCTAGGCATGATTTTTGTTGAATTACCTTCCAAAACAAAAAAAGAAGCGCAGGCTGCGTGA
- a CDS encoding reverse transcriptase-like protein — translation MIEVYIDGASKGNPGPSGAGVFIKGVQPPVQLSVPLGTMSNHEAEYRALLLALKYCIEHNYSTVSFRTDSQLVERAVEKEYAKNKIFAPLLDEALQYIKNFDLFFIKWIPSSQNKVADELARKAILQN, via the coding sequence TTGATTGAAGTATATATTGATGGTGCATCAAAAGGAAATCCTGGTCCTTCTGGTGCAGGAGTGTTTATTAAAGGCGTTCAGCCACCTGTACAATTATCAGTACCACTTGGAACAATGTCCAATCATGAAGCAGAATACCGCGCTTTACTTTTAGCATTAAAATATTGCATCGAGCATAATTATAGCACTGTCTCTTTTCGTACAGATTCGCAGCTTGTTGAGCGGGCTGTTGAAAAGGAATACGCAAAAAATAAAATATTTGCACCTCTTTTAGATGAAGCACTGCAGTACATAAAAAACTTCGATCTCTTTTTTATTAAGTGGATTCCAAGTAGTCAAAATAAAGTAGCTGATGAATTAGCTAGAAAAGCTATCTTACAAAATTAA
- a CDS encoding aldose 1-epimerase family protein: protein MTATIQNEKVIVSISDKGAELQSVRLKEDNTEYLWQGDSTYWGRRAPILFPIVGRLVDNTYYVDGKPYSLTQHGFARDLTFFVKEQSETKITYIVTSNEETLKKYPYEFELLVSYELNGQSVHITYEVNNPTSKEMFFSIGAHPGFNFPLLDGESFTDYHLSFNGSERLETSVLEGPYLSNKKQLIAENTTELPLTYDLFKNDALIFEHMNTNEISIRSHKHNKFVKVEFDGFPFVGVWTPGDNAPFLCIEPWYGIADEVNPAKDFKNKKGIQSLQANETFTCRYSITIG from the coding sequence ATGACAGCAACAATTCAAAATGAAAAAGTGATCGTTTCCATTTCTGACAAAGGTGCAGAATTACAGAGCGTTCGCTTAAAAGAAGACAACACAGAATATTTATGGCAAGGTGATTCTACTTATTGGGGACGCCGTGCACCAATTTTGTTCCCAATTGTCGGCCGATTAGTAGATAATACATACTACGTAGACGGTAAACCATATTCATTAACACAACACGGTTTCGCTCGTGATCTTACTTTCTTTGTGAAAGAACAAAGCGAAACAAAAATCACTTATATCGTTACTAGTAATGAAGAAACATTAAAAAAATACCCATACGAATTCGAATTACTCGTTTCTTATGAGCTAAATGGACAAAGCGTTCATATAACATATGAAGTAAACAATCCTACTTCAAAAGAGATGTTCTTCTCAATCGGAGCACATCCTGGATTCAACTTCCCTTTATTGGACGGTGAATCATTTACAGATTATCACTTATCGTTTAATGGTTCGGAACGCTTAGAAACAAGCGTATTAGAAGGACCTTATCTTTCAAACAAAAAGCAATTAATCGCTGAAAATACGACTGAATTGCCACTTACATATGATTTATTCAAAAATGATGCACTTATTTTTGAACATATGAATACGAATGAAATTTCGATTCGTTCTCATAAACATAATAAATTTGTAAAAGTAGAATTTGATGGATTCCCATTTGTTGGCGTATGGACACCAGGGGATAACGCACCTTTCTTATGTATTGAACCTTGGTATGGCATCGCTGATGAAGTAAATCCAGCAAAAGATTTCAAGAACAAAAAGGGAATTCAATCTTTACAAGCGAATGAAACATTTACATGTCGTTACAGCATCACAATCGGATAA
- a CDS encoding QueT transporter family protein, with amino-acid sequence MNIRTLVGNGILAALYIAVSMLIQPFGFTNVQFRISEMFNHLVVFNKKAIYGIVLGVFLTNLLFSPMIAYDLVFGVGQSILALVATIISMRFIKGVWARMIFNTVIFTITMFMIAIELHLALGLPFMLSWLTCAIGEFVVMAIGMPVMYWINKRVQFERFM; translated from the coding sequence ATGAATATTAGAACTTTAGTCGGTAATGGTATTTTAGCGGCATTATATATTGCTGTTTCTATGCTTATTCAGCCATTTGGCTTTACGAATGTACAATTTCGTATTTCAGAGATGTTTAATCATCTCGTTGTATTTAACAAGAAAGCAATTTACGGAATTGTATTAGGTGTATTTTTAACGAATCTCTTGTTCTCACCTATGATCGCTTATGATTTAGTATTTGGAGTAGGTCAATCTATTCTTGCATTAGTTGCAACGATTATTTCTATGCGATTTATTAAAGGTGTTTGGGCTCGTATGATTTTTAATACAGTTATCTTTACGATTACAATGTTTATGATTGCAATTGAACTTCATCTTGCATTGGGTTTACCATTTATGTTGTCTTGGTTAACTTGTGCAATCGGTGAATTTGTTGTCATGGCGATCGGTATGCCTGTAATGTACTGGATTAATAAGCGAGTACAATTTGAAAGATTTATGTAA
- a CDS encoding ribonuclease H family protein: protein MKYKIHWLYKTKRGLQTELTTEYMNIEEVLQFAEDFEKTGRAKELLFYDEMDAEWSLKEMKKLSKQVEEEPQEILVYFDGGYDVQTKEAGVGICVYYKKGNTNYRIRRNAYIEGIYDNNEAEYASLLYGMNILEELGIKYEAVTLRGDSQVVLQQLAGEWPCYDEHLNHYLDQIEQKAKQMKLKLVCEPISRKQNKEAHQLATQALEGTVIDSHKEITE, encoded by the coding sequence ATGAAATATAAAATTCATTGGTTGTATAAAACGAAGCGTGGATTGCAGACGGAATTAACAACAGAGTATATGAACATAGAAGAAGTACTTCAATTTGCAGAGGATTTTGAGAAAACAGGAAGAGCTAAGGAACTTTTATTTTACGATGAAATGGACGCAGAGTGGTCATTAAAAGAGATGAAAAAGTTAAGTAAGCAAGTAGAGGAAGAGCCCCAAGAAATACTCGTTTATTTTGATGGGGGGTATGATGTGCAAACGAAAGAAGCTGGCGTTGGTATATGTGTGTATTATAAAAAAGGAAATACAAACTACCGCATTCGCCGCAATGCATATATAGAAGGTATATATGATAATAATGAAGCGGAATATGCATCATTATTATACGGTATGAATATACTCGAGGAACTAGGGATTAAGTATGAAGCAGTTACACTTCGCGGAGACTCACAAGTGGTACTGCAGCAATTAGCCGGAGAATGGCCTTGTTACGATGAACATTTAAATCATTATTTAGATCAAATTGAACAAAAGGCGAAGCAAATGAAATTAAAACTTGTATGTGAGCCGATATCTAGAAAACAAAATAAAGAAGCACATCAATTAGCAACGCAAGCATTAGAAGGAACAGTTATTGATAGTCATAAAGAAATAACCGAATAG
- a CDS encoding zinc-finger domain-containing protein — MDKKQLITEVNDLLETYCEGCFLREHNRKTNSKYYAHSFCIRQCTVGETLKKYGEQLS, encoded by the coding sequence GTGGATAAAAAGCAACTCATTACAGAGGTAAATGACTTATTAGAAACGTATTGTGAAGGATGTTTCTTGCGAGAACATAATCGAAAGACAAATAGTAAGTATTACGCTCATTCATTTTGTATAAGGCAATGTACAGTGGGAGAAACATTGAAAAAGTATGGGGAACAGTTGTCATGA
- a CDS encoding DUF2564 family protein, which translates to MGSEVNDFEEVKFRVETAQKMVGSATISMDPDTLEHATTAVEAARSQLEIMKSVATDLDEPFLMNEEKKLNKCEHQLNEARH; encoded by the coding sequence ATGGGATCAGAAGTAAATGATTTTGAAGAAGTGAAATTCCGTGTAGAAACAGCACAAAAAATGGTAGGATCAGCAACAATTTCAATGGATCCAGATACATTAGAACATGCTACTACTGCTGTAGAAGCAGCTCGCTCTCAGCTTGAAATTATGAAATCTGTTGCAACTGATTTAGATGAGCCATTTTTAATGAATGAGGAAAAAAAATTAAATAAATGTGAGCATCAACTAAACGAAGCAAGACACTAA
- the cspB gene encoding cold shock-like protein CspB: MQGKVKWFNNEKGFGFIEMEGADDVFVHFSAIQGDGYKALEEGQEVSFDITEGNRGPQAANVVKL, translated from the coding sequence ATGCAAGGAAAAGTAAAATGGTTTAACAACGAAAAAGGTTTTGGATTTATCGAAATGGAAGGCGCTGACGATGTATTCGTACATTTCTCTGCTATTCAAGGCGACGGCTACAAAGCTTTAGAAGAAGGTCAAGAAGTATCTTTCGACATTACTGAAGGTAACCGCGGACCTCAAGCTGCTAACGTAGTAAAACTTTAA
- a CDS encoding YqcI/YcgG family protein — protein sequence MNKSYLLDNEGMRTRTDIPDWVAKEFEIFSNVVLEPTFPCYFGLTALKKNELRYSFLSHNDWSHLPHTMLSFLELMKERPIVRRGFFLFVEPECEEQPLEYYRDSFWKVLQYLHENDNQAWPKQIPEDPDHYLWEFSFGGEPIFAFGNAPAYKQRKTRHLGNSLVIGFQPRTIFDGLEGDRPKGAYSRQMVRERVEKWDQLPKHPNISHYGDPEHREWKQYFIGDDVEPIKGKCPFIHRIEK from the coding sequence ATGAATAAGTCTTACTTATTAGATAATGAAGGAATGAGAACGAGAACCGACATACCGGATTGGGTTGCAAAAGAATTTGAGATTTTTTCAAATGTTGTGTTAGAACCAACTTTTCCATGTTATTTCGGTTTAACAGCTTTGAAAAAGAATGAACTTCGTTATTCATTTCTTTCTCATAATGATTGGAGTCATTTACCACATACAATGTTATCTTTTTTAGAGTTAATGAAAGAGAGGCCGATTGTAAGAAGGGGCTTTTTCCTTTTTGTAGAACCGGAATGTGAAGAACAGCCACTCGAATATTACCGTGATTCCTTTTGGAAAGTGTTACAGTATTTACATGAAAACGATAATCAAGCATGGCCAAAGCAAATTCCTGAAGATCCAGACCATTATTTATGGGAATTTTCATTTGGTGGTGAGCCAATATTCGCATTTGGAAATGCGCCAGCTTATAAACAACGAAAAACTAGACATTTAGGGAATTCTCTCGTTATTGGGTTTCAGCCACGCACTATTTTTGATGGATTAGAGGGAGATCGTCCTAAAGGAGCATATTCAAGACAAATGGTTCGTGAGCGAGTTGAAAAGTGGGATCAATTGCCGAAACATCCTAACATTAGTCATTATGGTGACCCAGAGCATCGTGAATGGAAACAATATTTCATAGGAGACGATGTAGAGCCAATAAAAGGGAAATGTCCTTTTATTCATAGGATAGAAAAGTAA